From Quercus lobata isolate SW786 chromosome 1, ValleyOak3.0 Primary Assembly, whole genome shotgun sequence, one genomic window encodes:
- the LOC115990036 gene encoding 40S ribosomal protein S4-1 — translation MARGLKKHLKRLNAPKHWMLDKLGGAFAPKPSSGPHKSRECLPLILILRNRLKYALTYREVIAILMQRHVLVDAKVRTDKTYPAGFMDVVSIPKTNENFRLLYDTKGRFRLHSIRDEEAKFKLCKVRSVQFGQKGIPYLNTLDGRTIRYPDPIIKANDTIKLDLETGKITDFIKFDVGNVVMVTGGRNRGRVGVIKNREKHKGTFETVHIQDSTGHEFATRLGNVYTIGKGTKPWVSLPKGKGIKLSIIEEAKKRLQGQQTTAA, via the exons ATG GCTAGAGGTTTGAAGAAACATTTGAAGAGGCTTAATGCGCCAAAGCATTGGATGCTTGACAAACTTGGGGGTGCATTT gCTCCCAAGCCATCGTCTGGGCCCCACAAATCGAGGGAGTGCTTGCCCTTGATTCTCATCCTGAGGAACAGGTTGAAGTATGCACTCACATACCGTGAGGTCATTGCCATTCTGATGCAACGACATGTTTTGGTTGATGCGAAGGTTAGGACTGATAAGACCTACCCTGCTGGCTTCATGG aTGTTGTATCAATTCCCAAAACAAACGAGAACTTCCGTCTCCTTTATGATACCAAGGGTCGGTTCCGTCTGCACTCAATTAGGGATGAAGAGGCAAAG TTCAAGCTCTGCAAGGTCCGGTCTGTGCAGTTTGGGCAGAAGGGAATCCCCTATCTCAACACCCTTGACGGGCGAACTATCCGCTATCCTGACCCAATTATTAAGGCTAATGACACCATCAAGCTGGACTTGGAGACTGGCAAGATCACCGATTTCATTAAATTTGATGTTGGAAATGTTGTCATGGTGACTGGTGGAAGGAACAGAGGCCGTGTTGGAGTCATTAAGAACAGGGAGAAGCATAAGGGAACCTTTGAGACTGTTCACATCCAGGATTCCACAGGTCATGAGTTTGCCACCCGTCTTGGAAATGTGTACACCATTGGCAAGGGCACAAAGCCATGGGTCTCTCTCCCCAAGGGCAAGGGTATAAAGTTGTCAATCATTGAAGAGGCAAAGAAGAGGCTTCAAGGCCAACAGACTACTGCTGCTTAA
- the LOC115953791 gene encoding uncharacterized protein LOC115953791 has translation MAIRWFDGLKPNSINSFKQLTQAFGSHFITSSRVPRPLDSLLSLSMREGETLKAYSDRYWEMYNEIEGNYDDVAISTFKRGLPTEHGLRKSLTGKPVTSVRQLMDRIDKYKRVEEDQQTGKGKAKVVPQERRDFRPDRFNNSNRPRRDYSEQSASTGA, from the coding sequence ATGGCGATAAGATGGTTTGATGGCCTTAAGCCAAAttccataaattcctttaagCAACTGACACAGGCTTTTGGTTCCCACTTCATTACCAGCAGCAGAGTCCCTCGGCCCCTAGATTCCCtcctatccttgtccatgcgagaaggagAGACATTGAAGGCCTATTCAgacaggtactgggaaatgtataatgagatagagggaAATTACGATGACGTCGCCATTAGCACATTCAAGAGGGGCCTACCGACAGAGCATGGTTTAAGAAAGTCCCTGACTGGGAAGCCGGTCACTAGtgtgcgccaactcatggacagaattgacaagtacaaaagggtcgaggaAGACCAGCAGACGGGGAAGGGCaaagcgaaggttgtccctcaagagaggagggacttcaggcCGGACCGCTTTAACAACAGTAATAGGCCGAGAAGAGATTACTCGGAACAGTCAGCATCCACTGGGGCATag